The following is a genomic window from Candidatus Obscuribacter sp..
CGACTCAGTAGTTTTTAGGCAAGAAATAGAATGGCTCTTACCACACGATAGAGCTGGTAACTACTACTCAGAGGAGGCACCGGCGGTGGTGCAATCAGGGTCGCAAGCCGGTGCTCCACTAGGTACCAAAGCGCCAACTCCTGCTCCGGCGGCTCCACCAGAAAAGTCGACGCTGATGAATATAGCTACGGGCAAAAGCGCGCACGACTCTGGTACAGCTAATAAAAGTACTGAGCTGTTATAGCTCTTGTGTCTAAATCAAGATACTGACTAGTGACTGAGGCATTGCATTAATGCTTGAGTCACTGTGTCATTTGAGTCGCCAAATGATTTAAGTATGCCGGTGTGATCTTTGTGGGCTATTAGTATCAGTTGGCAATCGCCGCCACAGTCTTTGTAGGCTTTGATATAGGCAAGAGCCTGGGCGCGGTTTTTAAATTGATCTTTTGACAGAGCCAGTATTAGCTCAGGCATTGTTTGTTTGCTTATATCTACGTTTGTCCGGCTTTGCCTCAGTGTAAGCTGATGCAAAGGTGAAGCACTCAGCCAGTTGGCACGCTCTTTACCAAAGGCATCTGTCAATTGAGAGCTGTTAGTGTAGCCAGAGCGACTCCAGCTGCCCTCCAGATCGAGTGCAGCCGGATCCAGTAACACCGCGGCTTTGATGGCGCTGGACGCGGCTGACTTGGCTCTTAGATAGTGTGGGTCGGCAATAAGCAAGGACACTATATGTCCACCCGCACTGTGACCTACCAGTATCATTTTACTGGCATTGCCACCGTATCTGGCGATGTTTTTATTGAGCCAGGCAATAGCCGAGGCCAGGTCCTCTGTCTGGCATGGGTGCTTAGATTGTGGTGCCAGTCTGTAGTTGATACTGACATAGACAAAACGTTTGGCTAAAAACAATCTGGCCCGAGACAGTGCTACGTCATAGTCACTCTTGTCGCCGCTATGCCAGGCGCCTCCATGCACCATGACTATCACTGGTGCATTGTGCAAACTGTCATCGTGGTAGATGTCTAACTGCTGCAGTCGGCGCACTCTGGAGGCATTGCCGTATTGGTGGCTATCCTTTTTTATGGGCAAAGATTGCGGCGCCTGAGCCCTTGCTGTAGCAAAAAATATCTGCGCAACTGTTAGCGCCGACATCGAGATTATGACGAGTAGCACTTTAGATAGCATTTTTTAGTCGCTTGTTAATCTACAAATTCGACCACAGCACCCTCGCGTATAAGCTCGCCAGTGTGCTGGCCTGGTTGACTGTCTTGGCCTATTGTTTGCTTTTTGCCGACTTCATCGTTTTTAAAGAAGGTGTCTATGTCATCTACTTTGCCAGTCACGCTAAAGTGATCAAAGACATAGGGGATGCCATCTGCTGCCAGCGGGGCTGGTCCATCTGTGAGGTGGAAGTGCAGATGGGGACCGGTGGAGTTACCGCTATTGCCCAAAAGCGCAATGGCGTCTCCGCGTTTTACACGATCGCCTGCTTTGACTTTGGCGCTGTCTTTGAGGATGTGAGCATAAAATGCATAGTAGCCATCATCGTTTTTGATGGTGATGCTGTTGCCGCCTGGGTGATAGCGATCTCCTGATGGCACTTGCACAGGCTGACTATCGTACTGGTTGACTACACCAACAACTACGCCATCGGCAACTGAGTGAATGGTTTTTTTGAAGCATGTGGAATTGTCGAGATTTTTGACATCTTGTTTGGTCGAGTAACCATCATCTGATATCTGCACCCAGTCGATGGCAAAGCGTTGGGCGCATTGTAATTTGTTATCCAGTGGGAAAAGTGATCTCCTGTGACCAATCATGCTGGCATAGCCACCAGCAGCAAACCAGCCTTTGCCTCTCAGTGGAGAGCTTATCGTGACTGCTTTTTTTGTGGATACTGTCAGTGCTGGAGTGTATTGTGTTTTGCTTGCCTGGTCTTTGCCCGATAGGGCGTGGTAGCGTATCTGGTGCGTCAGGCGCGCTGGTATATCGCTCTCTTTGTCCACATCTATGTTGACAAAGATGATTTTAGATTGTGTCGGACCGACTTTTGTGCCTTTGCCACTGCTACCAATATTGAGTGCTGCGCTCTCTAGTGTTTTGTCACTTAGAGTCGTCACTATTTTGTCGGGGCTGTCGGCGTCAGCAATGGCAACACTGTCCAGTGCCACCGTCTCTCTATTAAAGTTGGTCAAAACCAGCTCATAGAGCAAGTGTACTTTGCCTTCACTACCTTTAAAGGGTCTAGGCGAGGTTGTTACTAAGCTGCCGATTAGAGTCCAGTTGGCCGGACCAGTGGCTGTGGGGGATGGATCTATTTGGGCTCTGATCTGGTCTTTTGTAGTGGCATCATCTTGTGCATAAGCGCCTGCCATAAAGGTAGTGGCAAATGTTAGCAAGAGGGCAGCACTCTGAGCTTTAGCAAAAGTACGGTTGGGTCGGACAGACGCTTTTGATTTGAGCATGATATTGATTCCACCAGATAAAACACTGGCAAATGATACCCTCAAATTGCTCTTGGTTACTGGTGGCTACAACGCGGCGGGCTCACAATTGTTTGACAATTATGCTCTGGGCTCGATGGTATTCAGTACTTGTTTGAGTTCAGCTTTGTGTACCAGGTAGGCTTCTCTGGTTGCGGTAGTAAGAGCTATTTCCATGACCATTGTGCCGCGCTCGCCCTCGTAAGGTACAAAGGCGCCGATAAAATAGCGACTTACCGAGGCATCGGCATTGAGAAATTTGCCCTCTACGAGTATCGACGCTTGACCTTTGATCCAGATCATGGACGAACTCTCGAAGTGAAAAGTGGTTTTGTAGTCAGAAGGATTGCTTACTGTGTACTGATTGCGACCAATTGAAGCACTGCCAAAAAACTCGGAGAGATGTTTGACTTGATCAGCAAAAAGGATGCGGTTGCCTGGACGAAATCTGCCTTCTTCGACAATTTTGACCAGTTTGGTGCGGGTGCTCTCCGAGAGAGCCATGCGACTCAGTCTCACTGTAATGCGCGAATTGACATCAGAAGAGAGATCCCACTGAAAGCGGCGATAGATTTTGCCAGCAAATTCGTTTTGCTGCCAGCGTTTGTGCAAAGACAGTGACTTGATTGGTCCAGATGCCAGAGTGTGGCTGACAAAGACTGGCGCTTGAGCCACTTTGTATTGAGACATAAAAGCGCGGGCTGCGTCTACACCACTTGTGGCGACATTATCTTGTGAGTGCTCACAGGGTGGCAGTTGTGCTACTGCTGCTGAGAAATCGCGTACATGATATTGCGAGGGTGGTGGTAGCACCAGCGTTTGATTCATTGTTTGTGACCTGGTAAGTTGGCGGGGTGTTCAAAACAAATAAGCTTGTTTTGATGAGGTCATTGTGCAACAGCAAACGTGAAAATCTCGTTAAAGTGTAAGTGAATTATTTAGGACGGCAGACAGTAATTTCGGCCAGACCGCTGGCATTGCGGAAAAGTCTCTTGAAAGTAGCGCTCTCTAGGTCGGCGGCGCGACCAAGACGCAAGTTTGGTCCCATGTCGTTAACGCGAGCCTGGATTTCCTGACCAGTGCGGGTGTTATGCAAAACTACCTGGAAGGGCTTTTCTTTTTGATTGTTGTAGTGAGGCAGCGCAATAGTGGCTAGACCGGGTCTGAGACGCTCTCCAGAAGCTGTCTTGCGTCCATAGAGTCCGTCATCCTTGCCGTAGTGCGAGGCTGTGCCCTTGATACATTCACCGGGAGCTAGAGAGTGCCCATCTTTGGGTGTGTGCTTGTTAAAAGGCTTAGCTTTGCTTGGATCTGGATGTTCTGGTTCTTTGACTACAGGTTTGGTTGGTTTGGGTTGTTCGGCTCTCGGTGCAGGAGTTGGTATGGGAATTACTGGCGCGACTTTGGGTTGTTCAGCTTTTGGCTGTTCTACTTTGGGTTGTTCGGCTCTCGGTGCTGGTGTTGGTATCGGCACATCTGGAGCGACTTTTGGTGTCTCGGGCACTTGAATGCGAGGTGTGCCATCTTTGGGCGGCGCAAGATTGAGGCTCTGACCATTTTCTTGCGATCTGGGTTTAGCCTGGTCTTTTTTGCCGTCAAACAAATCAATCTGAGGTGTGGGATAGCCCTGGATTTTTTGTTCGCCTGGAGGAGCAAAGTCTTTTTGCGGACTGGCGGGATTTGGTGTTTGCGGGTCGCCTACATTTCTTGCGCCAGTGTCATTGACAGGTGGCTTGGCTGAGTCATACCCTTCTTTGAAGAGCATCTTATTAGCTACCTGGAAATCTTTTTCCTCAGGTTGAGCTACTTCATTGAAATTAAATGTACGTGCTTCAGCCATGCACTGACTCCAGAAGAAGAGTACATCGTTGCTTTTATTTGGTAAAAGGGCAGACGGTTGATGGCGGTATCAACAATGCTATTTTGCATGCGGCATGTAATCGAATTGTAAAAGCGAACTAATGAAGCAAAAGAATCAGCCCGCAAATGGACTTTGCGGGCCTATCAAAAATTATGGAAGCTTGGCTCTCTAGCGAGTTATCGCTCCTCTTATATGCCACTTGTCGTAAGTTTTAAAACTCAGCGACTGACAAATACCTTAAATTTGGAGGGTGCAGCAGCTGTTTGTTGTGCGTAACTGGGCTGTCCATATGGCTGTGGGGCATAGGCTTGCTGTGCGCCAAAGCCATGCTGTTGAGGGTATGCCTGTGGGGCGTACTGTGGAGCATAGGCTTGTTGTTGCTGTGCATATCCCTGTGGTTGGATATAGATGTGCGCTGGTTGCGCGTAACTCTGTCCTGGCATTTGACCTGCCATAGGTTGCGCCATGCCCTGTCCTTGCATTGCCTGCCCATACTGCTGTGCTTGCGCTTGTTGCGCTTGCAGTTGCGCCTGACCATAACCGCCCATCTGTCCTGGTGCCTGCATCACCGCCTGTTGCAGCGCCTGGATATGGGCGTCTTGACCGGCGGCTGTGCCCGGCAAAGCTGACCCATAGGCTCTCTGATTTGCTTCCTCCGCTTTCCTATTTTCTTCTTCGCGACCAGGTTCGATGTCAGTCCAATTGATAACGTAAGGTATCGCCAAAACCACAAAGACACCCAGTGCCACAATCACCGGTAAAAGCGTTTGCTTTGGCATATTTTGTAGAGTGAGAGGCTTCCCCTTCAGCTTCTCACCAATTGATGATACTGCTGTATTCCAGGATGGTGACTGGTCTGGATGACCACCCATCTGCCCTTGATGCCCGCCATGATGCGCGCCGCCGCCGTGACTGCCACCGCCGCCGTGACTGCCAACGCCGCCGCCTGTACTATGACTCATATGTGTGCCTCCCCGCCATGGCGTCATAGTAGACGCTAGACACGGCCATGGGAAGTTTTTAAGTGGGGATCTTCCCAAAAATCGGCGCACTA
Proteins encoded in this region:
- a CDS encoding alpha/beta hydrolase, whose product is MLSKVLLVIISMSALTVAQIFFATARAQAPQSLPIKKDSHQYGNASRVRRLQQLDIYHDDSLHNAPVIVMVHGGAWHSGDKSDYDVALSRARLFLAKRFVYVSINYRLAPQSKHPCQTEDLASAIAWLNKNIARYGGNASKMILVGHSAGGHIVSLLIADPHYLRAKSAASSAIKAAVLLDPAALDLEGSWSRSGYTNSSQLTDAFGKERANWLSASPLHQLTLRQSRTNVDISKQTMPELILALSKDQFKNRAQALAYIKAYKDCGGDCQLILIAHKDHTGILKSFGDSNDTVTQALMQCLSH
- a CDS encoding M23 family metallopeptidase — encoded protein: MLKSKASVRPNRTFAKAQSAALLLTFATTFMAGAYAQDDATTKDQIRAQIDPSPTATGPANWTLIGSLVTTSPRPFKGSEGKVHLLYELVLTNFNRETVALDSVAIADADSPDKIVTTLSDKTLESAALNIGSSGKGTKVGPTQSKIIFVNIDVDKESDIPARLTHQIRYHALSGKDQASKTQYTPALTVSTKKAVTISSPLRGKGWFAAGGYASMIGHRRSLFPLDNKLQCAQRFAIDWVQISDDGYSTKQDVKNLDNSTCFKKTIHSVADGVVVGVVNQYDSQPVQVPSGDRYHPGGNSITIKNDDGYYAFYAHILKDSAKVKAGDRVKRGDAIALLGNSGNSTGPHLHFHLTDGPAPLAADGIPYVFDHFSVTGKVDDIDTFFKNDEVGKKQTIGQDSQPGQHTGELIREGAVVEFVD